A portion of the Paenibacillus sp. PvR098 genome contains these proteins:
- a CDS encoding type I restriction-modification system subunit M N-terminal domain-containing protein: MTSTRDKIALGKKLRMAREDRKLSKRQAALAVEISNASLSDIENGINFPSEPVLLRLVEQYGPNDKLRHGIFEIYANAKNAPPPDISAYIKANVELWGLIRDLMCKEINVQGLALLRAQIQNMEDKKNESNDININEYTNFIWKIAELLRGDYKQSEYGYVILPFTVLARLDSVLLSTKDKVLELDKTLNFSNKAPFFERATGMRFYNTSNFTLHKLKDDAPNIAANLRDYIGAFSLNVQEILDAYDIHAQISLLSYSAA, encoded by the coding sequence TTGACAAGTACAAGAGATAAGATTGCTCTCGGAAAGAAGCTAAGAATGGCACGAGAGGACCGCAAACTTTCAAAGAGGCAAGCAGCTTTGGCTGTGGAAATCAGTAACGCGTCTCTAAGCGACATTGAAAATGGCATTAACTTCCCATCCGAGCCGGTATTGTTAAGGCTAGTCGAGCAATACGGCCCTAATGACAAGCTACGTCACGGAATATTCGAAATATACGCTAATGCCAAAAATGCGCCTCCGCCAGATATATCCGCCTACATAAAAGCCAACGTTGAACTGTGGGGCTTGATTAGAGATCTAATGTGTAAGGAAATTAATGTTCAAGGACTCGCCTTACTTCGGGCACAAATACAGAACATGGAGGACAAGAAAAATGAATCAAACGATATAAACATTAATGAATACACAAACTTTATATGGAAGATTGCTGAATTGCTTCGTGGTGATTACAAACAGAGTGAATATGGTTACGTTATATTGCCTTTCACCGTACTCGCACGCCTGGACAGTGTGTTGTTGTCCACCAAAGACAAGGTATTAGAGTTGGATAAAACCCTCAATTTCAGTAACAAAGCGCCGTTCTTTGAGCGGGCAACAGGTATGCGCTTTTATAACACCAGCAACTTCACCTTACATAAACTTAAGGACGATGCGCCTAACATTGCTGCGAATTTGCGTGATTATATTGGAGCGTTCTCATTAAATGTTCAAGAGATACTTGATGCATACGATATTCATGCGCAAATATCGCTTCTTTCCTATTCCGCGGCATAG
- a CDS encoding caspase family protein: MHQYHIAETAISLRKILLDPLRKSKCENALIFIDACAQSFQDENERSQITDINDEELVLLTNEFPYYATFLSCQPGQSSYSSDLLNNGIWTHHLVKAISGEVSEVLRNNKYITDRLLRDYLSSSVSRYTKEELGYNQNPRAILDSSYENIIAEIL, encoded by the coding sequence ATGCATCAATACCATATTGCAGAAACTGCAATTTCCCTACGCAAGATTCTACTTGATCCTTTACGAAAATCTAAGTGTGAAAATGCACTTATTTTTATCGATGCTTGTGCTCAAAGTTTTCAGGATGAAAATGAGCGTAGCCAAATTACTGATATTAATGATGAGGAGCTAGTATTACTAACAAATGAATTTCCGTATTATGCAACATTTCTATCTTGCCAACCAGGACAAAGCTCTTATTCAAGTGATCTCTTGAATAATGGAATCTGGACTCATCATTTAGTTAAGGCAATAAGTGGTGAAGTATCAGAAGTCCTACGAAATAATAAGTATATTACAGACAGATTACTAAGGGACTATCTTTCCAGTAGCGTATCTAGATATACAAAAGAAGAACTTGGATATAACCAAAATCCCAGAGCTATTCTAGATTCAAGCTATGAAAATATTATTGCGGAAATATTGTAA
- a CDS encoding SIR2 family protein: MREIIHELAELVAKQKLVPFLGAGCSASMMPDWDSLVKEMGQSMGWEAVGDHLAVAQAYVDTYGRGKFCDFLKSKLEITTFDDEKGYIHLTVMNMGVPTIYTTNQDNVMEKGYEKYGKKFRAIITIDDFAEIKLSEQLYIKFHGDLNYPESIVFTQEDYERRIRENDNALNIRLRADLISKNLLFIGYSFRDVNIQKMFKELNSAFYGKLPKSYMIAYRYTDQLKELCDTYGIILIDPMKEIPGAQNHDDAFHLLLRTLLEDSRFKKFETDMSDFFKPVSKNPQKVVSKMEIEILEKTIREKELSIGIKSFREVCDLGVIALDFEERIVTAYFELGKKATTERDTEELSAAIFNLKINKAINKMKILSALMATSNVRNPKSKYGDDTFYVHMDGVPERFYILIAPKAVELVYKWGWTPTATLSWNVGHWIDRSADFESLPRNLQGFVTQWVDKMRKDIPTVAEHPVARQQRLKDLASGSPSRIEPEEIQLLEEFIIT; the protein is encoded by the coding sequence ATGAGGGAGATTATTCATGAATTAGCAGAATTGGTTGCAAAACAAAAATTAGTTCCATTTTTGGGTGCTGGGTGCTCTGCGTCAATGATGCCAGATTGGGACTCTTTGGTTAAAGAGATGGGACAAAGTATGGGATGGGAAGCCGTAGGAGATCATTTAGCAGTAGCCCAAGCTTATGTTGATACATATGGGCGGGGCAAATTTTGTGATTTTTTAAAGAGTAAGTTAGAAATTACTACTTTTGATGACGAAAAAGGATATATACACTTAACAGTAATGAATATGGGTGTTCCTACGATATACACAACTAACCAAGATAATGTGATGGAAAAAGGATATGAGAAGTATGGTAAGAAATTTAGAGCCATTATCACTATAGATGATTTTGCTGAGATTAAATTGTCTGAACAACTCTACATAAAATTTCATGGCGATCTTAATTATCCTGAAAGTATAGTATTTACTCAAGAAGACTATGAAAGAAGAATAAGGGAAAATGATAATGCCTTAAATATTCGATTGAGAGCCGATTTAATTTCAAAAAACTTGTTATTCATTGGCTATAGTTTCAGAGATGTTAATATCCAGAAGATGTTCAAAGAATTAAACTCAGCTTTCTACGGAAAATTGCCCAAGTCTTATATGATCGCTTATAGATACACAGATCAATTAAAAGAATTATGTGATACTTATGGTATTATTTTAATCGACCCAATGAAAGAAATCCCTGGCGCACAAAATCATGATGACGCTTTTCATCTTCTTTTGAGAACCTTATTAGAAGATTCTAGATTTAAGAAATTCGAGACTGATATGAGTGATTTTTTTAAACCTGTTTCTAAAAATCCCCAAAAAGTTGTAAGTAAGATGGAGATTGAAATATTAGAAAAGACCATCAGAGAAAAGGAGTTATCAATAGGTATAAAGTCATTTAGGGAAGTTTGTGACCTAGGAGTCATAGCCTTAGATTTTGAAGAGAGGATTGTTACAGCTTATTTCGAACTAGGTAAGAAAGCTACAACTGAACGAGATACTGAAGAGCTAAGCGCGGCTATTTTTAACCTTAAAATTAATAAGGCTATAAACAAAATGAAAATCTTATCGGCACTTATGGCCACTTCAAATGTTAGAAATCCAAAGAGTAAATACGGTGATGATACTTTTTATGTTCATATGGATGGAGTCCCTGAAAGATTTTATATTCTAATAGCCCCAAAGGCTGTTGAATTAGTTTATAAGTGGGGATGGACACCAACAGCAACACTATCTTGGAATGTTGGCCACTGGATCGATCGAAGTGCAGATTTCGAATCTTTGCCAAGAAATTTGCAAGGTTTTGTTACTCAATGGGTCGATAAAATGAGAAAGGATATTCCTACAGTCGCGGAGCATCCTGTGGCAAGACAGCAAAGACTTAAAGATCTCGCTTCCGGTTCTCCAAGCCGTATTGAACCTGAAGAAATTCAACTGCTAGAAGAATTTATAATTACTTGA